One window of Sebaldella sp. S0638 genomic DNA carries:
- a CDS encoding IS110 family transposase gives MFFCGIDIGKFSHVASFIDSDGILIKTFSFKNSIEGFKSFFDISSSIDSDFDNISFAMEATGHYWLNIYAFLMEFAKNIYVINPIQSEALRNLFIKSNKSDIIDSFLIAEVIRINRFTSSAMADDKTMALKELTRFRTFQVQSIACLKTKAIKVLDVIFPEYHKAFSDTFGNASMEILLNFPTPDQLLNISTTKLTKFLKTASKGRLGEDKALFIKDIAFKSVGISVGLDGFIFELQNILNQ, from the coding sequence ATGTTTTTTTGTGGTATTGATATTGGTAAATTTTCACATGTTGCTTCTTTCATTGATTCTGATGGGATACTTATTAAAACTTTTTCTTTCAAGAACTCTATTGAAGGTTTTAAAAGTTTTTTTGATATATCCTCTTCTATTGACTCTGATTTTGATAATATCAGTTTTGCTATGGAAGCTACCGGACATTATTGGCTTAATATATATGCTTTTCTTATGGAATTTGCTAAGAATATTTATGTTATCAATCCTATTCAGTCTGAAGCTCTACGTAACCTCTTTATTAAATCCAACAAATCTGATATTATTGATTCTTTTCTTATTGCTGAAGTTATTAGAATTAATAGATTTACTTCATCAGCCATGGCTGATGATAAGACTATGGCTTTAAAAGAATTGACTAGATTCAGGACTTTTCAGGTTCAATCTATTGCATGTCTTAAAACTAAAGCTATTAAAGTTCTTGATGTTATTTTCCCTGAATATCATAAGGCTTTTTCTGATACTTTTGGTAATGCCTCTATGGAAATTCTTCTTAATTTTCCTACTCCTGACCAATTACTTAATATTTCTACTACTAAACTTACTAAATTTCTTAAAACAGCATCAAAAGGTAGACTTGGTGAGGATAAAGCTCTTTTTATTAAGGATATTGCCTTTAAATCTGTTGGTATTTCTGTTGGACTTGATGGTTTTATTTTTGAATTACAGAATATTCTTAATCAAAT
- a CDS encoding Gfo/Idh/MocA family protein, whose amino-acid sequence MKALKICVIGAGNISNSRHIPALKKNKDIVEIFGVIGNNKEKVNNTSQKNKIKNTFILDDELDISKQLEDVKWFADVDAVVIGTPPMTHYKLAKACLELGKNVLLEKPMTMNDNESRELIEIASKENKTLSVIHNFQYSNGIKKLEKKLKNNEFGSINTITGIQFTNRDRRLPEWYNELPLGLFYDEAAHFFYLLEKFGGDLKVLSATGQYDESKQENTPMILNIDIKAGKIPAHISMNFNSPVCEWYLILLCEKKVVIYDFFKDILIYANNDNQHLAKDILRNSLGYTWHFWKNFIANGFKLVTGNLHYGHDVVVREFVSIVNDNSYTSGIKEEKGQMVIKAMNQVIEKIENFR is encoded by the coding sequence ATGAAAGCATTGAAGATATGTGTGATTGGAGCTGGAAATATATCAAATAGTAGGCATATTCCAGCATTAAAGAAAAATAAAGACATTGTAGAGATATTTGGAGTTATAGGTAATAATAAAGAAAAAGTTAATAATACAAGTCAGAAAAATAAAATAAAAAATACTTTTATTCTGGATGACGAACTCGATATATCGAAACAGTTAGAAGATGTAAAGTGGTTTGCAGATGTAGATGCGGTTGTTATTGGAACTCCACCAATGACACATTATAAATTGGCTAAAGCATGTTTGGAATTAGGGAAAAACGTACTTTTAGAAAAACCAATGACTATGAATGATAATGAATCAAGGGAATTAATTGAAATTGCTAGTAAAGAAAATAAAACACTAAGTGTAATTCATAATTTTCAATATTCAAACGGCATTAAGAAGCTAGAAAAAAAGTTGAAAAATAATGAATTTGGAAGTATAAATACTATAACAGGGATACAATTTACAAATAGAGATAGAAGACTTCCAGAATGGTATAATGAGTTACCGTTAGGACTTTTTTATGACGAAGCTGCGCACTTTTTCTATCTTTTGGAAAAATTTGGCGGAGATTTGAAAGTTTTGTCAGCAACAGGTCAGTATGATGAAAGTAAACAGGAAAATACACCAATGATATTGAATATAGACATAAAAGCTGGAAAAATTCCTGCGCACATATCAATGAATTTTAACTCTCCTGTTTGTGAATGGTATTTAATATTATTATGTGAAAAGAAAGTTGTAATATATGATTTTTTTAAAGATATTCTTATTTACGCTAATAATGATAACCAACATTTAGCAAAAGATATATTAAGAAATTCATTGGGCTATACATGGCATTTTTGGAAAAATTTTATTGCAAATGGTTTTAAACTTGTTACAGGAAATTTACATTACGGGCATGATGTCGTTGTAAGGGAGTTTGTGAGTATAGTTAATGATAATTCGTATACTTCTGGGATAAAAGAGGAAAAGGGACAAATGGTTATAAAAGCAATGAATCAAGTAATAGAAAAAATTGAAAATTTTAGGTGA
- a CDS encoding EamA family transporter, whose protein sequence is MYILLALYLLLSTLGMVLIKIGGENLNIAFTKSYFGFQFGWISMFGVVFYLVSFILWIIILSKYNLSYISPIASGLAYVLIIVFSRFLLKENISNYQWLGIIVILLGVILMNIKK, encoded by the coding sequence ATGTATATTTTATTAGCATTATATTTACTATTGTCAACTTTGGGAATGGTATTGATAAAAATTGGTGGTGAAAATTTAAATATAGCATTTACTAAATCTTATTTTGGTTTTCAGTTTGGCTGGATAAGTATGTTTGGAGTAGTGTTTTATCTGGTTAGTTTTATTTTATGGATTATAATATTATCTAAATATAATTTAAGTTATATTTCTCCTATTGCATCAGGACTAGCGTATGTACTAATAATAGTTTTTTCAAGATTTTTGCTTAAGGAAAATATTAGTAATTACCAATGGTTAGGAATAATTGTAATATTACTTGGAGTAATATTAATGAATATAAAAAAATAA
- a CDS encoding ABC transporter permease, translating to MKLSKYIKDIYKDKDIVIELAVNDFKNKYSGSYFGIVWAFIQPIVTILVFWFVFEVGFRAKANNDIPFVLWLTAGLIPWFFFSDALNSMTYSFLEYAYLVKKVVFKIELLPLVKLLSSLFVHFIFIILMVILLLLNKYSFSLYLFQLFYYTFCTLIFVFSIGLFTASVTPFFKDFGQIITIFLQFGMWLTPIMWQVNILPPRYVLLFKLNPMFYIIQGYRDSIFYNIGFWNYRFQTLYFWSITIVLVLISVKVYKKTNQHFSDVI from the coding sequence ATGAAATTAAGTAAGTACATAAAAGATATTTATAAAGATAAAGATATAGTGATAGAATTAGCAGTAAATGATTTTAAAAATAAATATTCCGGATCATATTTTGGAATAGTATGGGCCTTTATTCAACCAATTGTAACAATTTTGGTATTTTGGTTTGTATTCGAGGTAGGATTTAGAGCTAAGGCAAACAATGATATTCCTTTTGTTCTTTGGTTGACAGCAGGATTGATTCCATGGTTTTTTTTCTCAGATGCCTTGAATAGTATGACATATTCTTTTTTGGAGTATGCTTATTTAGTAAAAAAAGTAGTATTTAAAATAGAATTATTACCGTTAGTCAAGTTACTTTCATCATTATTTGTACATTTTATATTTATTATATTGATGGTTATTTTATTATTGTTAAATAAATATAGTTTTTCATTATATTTATTTCAATTGTTTTACTACACATTTTGCACTTTAATCTTTGTTTTTTCAATAGGACTTTTTACTGCTTCTGTTACACCGTTTTTTAAAGATTTTGGTCAGATAATAACGATATTTTTGCAATTTGGGATGTGGTTAACACCAATTATGTGGCAAGTGAATATATTACCTCCAAGGTATGTATTGCTTTTTAAGTTAAATCCTATGTTTTATATAATTCAAGGTTATAGAGATTCGATATTTTATAACATTGGGTTTTGGAATTACAGATTTCAAACTTTATACTTTTGGAGCATAACAATAGTTTTAGTGCTTATTAGTGTAAAAGTTTATAAAAAAACTAATCAGCATTTTTCAGATGTTATTTAA
- a CDS encoding ATP-binding cassette domain-containing protein gives MDKVIEVKKLSKIYKLYDKNIDRLKEVLNVRRKVYHKDFYALNNINFNIKVGETVGIIGKNGAGKSTLLKIITGVLAQTSGEMIVKGKIAALLELGAGFNPEFTGIENVYLNGRIMGFTKKEMDQKLESIIKFADIGDFIYQPIKTYSSGMFARLAFSVAVSVEPDILIVDEALSVGDMQFQEKSITKMKEIRDKGTTIIYVSHSLPSVRNFCERAIWFSNGSIKEDGDADIVCENYEEFLREEQFVLNEDFSNRDIKNKSIAISNIVLNKDIYTIDEDIIIELNLDYIIDTIDYGVGIIVYNEKGKVVTLFNTVRDDLYFDKKNKVIRLIIPENDFIAGKYYISASICDKNVMFSYDKVDYAKSFTVKNKKNKLGIPISDGMFRAKHFWEYKGDSFE, from the coding sequence GTGGATAAAGTTATAGAAGTTAAAAAATTAAGTAAAATTTATAAGTTATATGATAAAAATATTGATAGATTGAAAGAAGTTTTGAATGTCAGAAGAAAAGTATATCATAAAGATTTTTATGCATTAAATAATATAAATTTTAATATCAAAGTTGGAGAAACCGTAGGAATAATTGGCAAAAATGGTGCTGGAAAATCAACGTTACTAAAAATAATTACAGGAGTACTTGCACAAACTAGTGGAGAAATGATAGTTAAGGGAAAGATAGCTGCGTTACTTGAATTAGGAGCTGGGTTTAATCCAGAATTCACAGGAATAGAAAATGTATATTTAAATGGAAGAATAATGGGTTTTACTAAGAAGGAGATGGATCAAAAACTTGAAAGTATTATTAAATTTGCTGATATTGGAGATTTTATTTACCAACCAATAAAAACATACTCAAGTGGTATGTTTGCTAGGTTGGCCTTTTCGGTTGCAGTTAGTGTAGAACCTGATATTTTAATTGTAGATGAAGCATTAAGTGTGGGAGATATGCAATTTCAGGAAAAATCTATAACAAAAATGAAAGAAATAAGAGATAAAGGAACAACAATAATTTATGTGTCTCATTCTTTACCTTCAGTAAGAAATTTTTGTGAACGAGCTATTTGGTTTTCAAATGGTAGCATAAAAGAAGATGGAGATGCTGATATTGTTTGTGAAAATTATGAGGAATTTCTTAGAGAAGAACAATTTGTTTTAAATGAAGATTTTAGTAATAGAGATATTAAAAATAAATCAATAGCCATATCCAATATAGTTTTAAATAAAGATATTTATACTATAGATGAAGATATAATAATTGAGTTAAATTTAGACTATATTATAGATACCATAGATTATGGAGTTGGAATTATTGTTTATAATGAAAAAGGAAAAGTAGTAACTTTATTTAATACTGTAAGAGATGACTTATATTTTGACAAAAAAAATAAAGTGATCAGACTAATAATTCCTGAAAATGATTTTATCGCTGGAAAATATTATATTTCAGCTTCAATTTGTGATAAGAATGTAATGTTCTCATATGATAAAGTAGATTATGCAAAGTCATTTACTGTAAAAAATAAAAAAAATAAACTTGGGATACCAATAAGTGATGGTATGTTTAGAGCAAAACACTTTTGGGAATATAAGGGAGATAGCTTTGAATAA
- a CDS encoding glycosyltransferase, whose amino-acid sequence MKKNIVHLIKKSNSVIKKEGVKSFIKKGNNYIRNRYSGKTSSFKKSYKDILFINGCYLDHPRRYRVSHQIEQLNFVGYSCDEVWYENLDMNMLKYYRGFIFYRCPSTPLILEFIDNAKKFNKRTFFDIDDLVIDKKYVETIKYLDELTKEDYNLYIDGVQRMQETLRKCDYGITTTTVLAKELNNYTKEVFVNNNVASERMVEISEKAIQKKKKNENIYLGYLSGSITHNPDFELISDVIKELLLNHENLYLVITGLVDIPNNLLEVKNKIIKKDFVEWKKLPAIIAELDINLVPLEKSIFNEAKSENKWVEASLVKTVTVASKLGPFAEMIEEGITGFLCDTEEEWYKTLNNLVLDSELRNIVAENAYKETRNKNITAYTGMKLANFLESKLAPNILMVLPSVQISGGVNVAKKHCNILKKYGFDITILSMGSENDNIDYDGEEINVLSIFKSEIHAYFKTMVGTLWSTMEFVNSYPKVKEKKYLVQNFETDFYEIGHYFRKLANLTYNFFSNVKYITISKWCEKWLIEDFNKDVNYARNGIDIDSFKAVKRDFSGKIKILIEGNSEDYYKNVDESFKITNQLDGEKFEIVYLSYKGKPKDWYRVNKFYNRIPHEKVHELYQECHILIKSSILESFSYPPLEMMSTGGLVVVAPNGGNIEYLKDRENCLMYTNGNFDEAIQCINLILQDNNLREKIIENGLKTGAERDWKLLEKEIIKLYE is encoded by the coding sequence ATGAAAAAAAATATTGTGCATTTAATAAAGAAATCTAATTCAGTAATAAAAAAAGAAGGTGTAAAAAGTTTTATTAAAAAAGGAAATAATTATATACGTAATAGATATAGTGGAAAAACATCATCTTTTAAAAAGAGTTATAAAGATATACTCTTCATAAATGGATGTTACTTGGATCATCCCAGAAGATATAGAGTTAGTCATCAAATTGAACAGTTAAATTTTGTTGGTTATTCTTGTGACGAAGTGTGGTATGAAAATCTAGATATGAATATGTTGAAATATTATAGAGGTTTTATTTTTTATAGATGCCCTAGTACACCATTAATATTAGAATTTATTGATAATGCAAAAAAATTTAATAAAAGAACTTTTTTTGATATAGATGACCTGGTTATAGACAAAAAATATGTTGAAACTATCAAATATCTTGATGAACTTACCAAAGAGGATTATAATCTCTATATAGATGGTGTGCAGAGAATGCAGGAAACTTTGAGAAAATGCGATTACGGAATAACAACAACAACAGTTTTAGCAAAAGAATTAAATAATTATACAAAAGAAGTTTTTGTAAATAATAATGTTGCTTCTGAAAGAATGGTGGAGATTTCTGAAAAAGCAATACAAAAGAAAAAAAAGAATGAGAATATTTATTTGGGATATTTAAGTGGCAGTATAACGCATAATCCAGATTTTGAATTAATATCTGATGTTATAAAAGAGTTATTACTAAATCATGAAAATTTATATCTTGTTATTACAGGTCTTGTAGATATACCTAATAATCTATTAGAAGTAAAAAATAAAATTATAAAAAAGGATTTTGTGGAATGGAAAAAATTGCCTGCAATAATAGCTGAGCTTGATATAAATTTAGTCCCTTTAGAGAAATCAATTTTTAATGAAGCAAAATCAGAAAATAAATGGGTAGAAGCAAGTTTAGTTAAAACTGTTACTGTAGCCAGTAAATTAGGACCTTTTGCTGAAATGATAGAAGAAGGGATTACTGGGTTTTTATGTGATACTGAAGAAGAATGGTATAAAACATTAAATAATTTAGTTTTAGATTCTGAATTAAGAAATATTGTTGCTGAGAATGCATATAAAGAAACTAGAAATAAAAATATAACAGCATATACAGGGATGAAGCTTGCTAATTTTTTAGAAAGCAAATTAGCTCCCAATATACTAATGGTTTTGCCATCTGTACAAATCAGTGGTGGTGTAAATGTAGCGAAAAAACATTGCAATATTCTTAAAAAATATGGTTTTGACATAACAATACTATCTATGGGTTCAGAAAATGATAATATAGACTATGATGGTGAAGAAATAAATGTTTTATCTATATTTAAATCAGAAATCCACGCTTATTTTAAAACAATGGTAGGGACATTATGGAGTACGATGGAATTTGTTAATTCTTATCCTAAAGTAAAAGAAAAGAAATATTTAGTACAAAATTTTGAAACAGATTTTTATGAAATAGGTCATTATTTTAGAAAGTTAGCGAATTTAACTTATAACTTTTTTTCAAATGTTAAATATATTACAATTTCAAAATGGTGTGAGAAATGGTTAATAGAAGATTTTAATAAAGATGTAAATTATGCTAGAAATGGTATAGACATAGATAGCTTTAAAGCTGTAAAAAGAGATTTTTCTGGGAAAATAAAGATATTAATAGAAGGAAATTCAGAAGATTATTATAAAAATGTAGATGAAAGTTTTAAAATAACCAATCAATTAGATGGAGAAAAATTTGAAATAGTCTATCTTTCTTATAAAGGAAAGCCGAAAGATTGGTATAGAGTAAATAAATTTTATAATAGAATTCCTCATGAAAAGGTTCATGAGTTGTATCAAGAATGCCATATTCTAATTAAATCAAGTATTTTAGAAAGTTTTTCTTATCCACCTTTAGAAATGATGTCAACAGGAGGTCTAGTTGTCGTAGCACCAAATGGAGGAAATATAGAATACTTAAAAGATCGTGAAAATTGTTTGATGTATACAAATGGCAATTTTGATGAGGCAATCCAATGCATTAATCTTATTCTGCAAGATAACAATTTAAGAGAAAAAATAATTGAAAATGGATTGAAAACAGGGGCAGAAAGAGATTGGAAACTATTGGAAAAAGAAATAATAAAATTATATGAATAG
- the rfbC gene encoding dTDP-4-dehydrorhamnose 3,5-epimerase produces MMKFSVQKTPISDLLVIRPNVYEDERGFFLETYNKDEFEKLGLNLDFVQDNHSKSKKGVLRGLHFQTKFSQGKLVRVTKGSVWDVAVDLRKDSKTYKNWFGIEISEKNKLMFYIPENFAHGFLTLEDNTEFQYKCTNFYHAEYDSGIIWNDKNINVKWPFDVYDIDINEVIISEKDKKMQNFEDYDEKK; encoded by the coding sequence ATTATGAAATTTAGTGTTCAAAAAACTCCTATTTCTGATTTATTAGTGATCAGACCAAATGTATATGAAGATGAGAGAGGATTTTTTCTTGAGACATATAATAAAGATGAATTTGAAAAATTAGGTTTAAATCTGGATTTTGTTCAAGATAATCATTCAAAATCTAAAAAAGGTGTGTTGAGAGGATTACATTTTCAAACAAAATTTTCACAGGGAAAACTTGTAAGAGTTACTAAAGGATCAGTTTGGGATGTTGCAGTTGATTTGAGGAAGGATAGTAAAACTTATAAAAATTGGTTCGGAATAGAAATAAGCGAAAAAAATAAGCTAATGTTTTATATTCCAGAAAATTTTGCACATGGTTTTTTAACTTTAGAAGATAATACAGAGTTTCAATATAAATGTACTAATTTTTATCATGCTGAATATGATTCTGGAATTATTTGGAATGATAAAAATATAAATGTAAAATGGCCATTTGATGTCTATGATATAGATATTAATGAAGTCATTATATCTGAAAAGGATAAAAAAATGCAAAATTTTGAGGATTACGATGAAAAAAAATAG
- a CDS encoding glycosyltransferase family 2 protein, whose product MKKNRILAIIVTYNPEKDFIKNYNSVKSQVENIIIIDNNSDNKIKLLLENLKNENVKVIFNEENIGIAAAQNIGIQEAVKNDFEWILLLDDDSYLEREMVEYLLKRYEIYTNKSKVAILAPNIQEKNLKHSMKYIVKDKILFKKRGFENQSYLDNVLTVISSGSMINIEKIKKYGMMKEDYFIDFVDTEFCLRIVSNGEKILAVKDAVLMHEIGKKKEYSIAGIKVRTSNHNSQRLYYMYRNRILVWRKYFFKVFSYISYDIIYSNYQFLLILMFEKEKISKIKAVFKGIKDGLFFSKDKL is encoded by the coding sequence ATGAAAAAAAATAGAATATTAGCTATTATTGTTACATATAATCCAGAGAAAGATTTCATCAAGAATTATAATTCTGTAAAAAGTCAGGTTGAAAATATCATAATAATTGATAATAATTCAGACAATAAAATAAAATTATTATTAGAAAATTTAAAAAATGAGAATGTGAAAGTTATTTTTAATGAAGAAAATATTGGGATTGCTGCTGCACAAAATATCGGAATTCAAGAAGCAGTAAAAAATGATTTTGAATGGATTCTTTTATTAGATGATGACTCGTATTTAGAGAGAGAGATGGTTGAATATCTTCTCAAGAGATATGAAATATATACTAATAAATCAAAAGTAGCTATTTTAGCCCCTAATATACAGGAAAAAAATCTCAAACACAGCATGAAATATATAGTCAAAGATAAAATTTTATTCAAGAAAAGAGGGTTTGAAAATCAGAGTTATTTAGATAATGTTTTAACAGTAATATCATCTGGATCTATGATAAATATAGAAAAGATAAAAAAATATGGTATGATGAAAGAAGACTATTTTATAGACTTTGTTGACACAGAATTTTGTTTAAGAATAGTTTCAAATGGTGAAAAAATATTGGCAGTGAAAGATGCTGTTTTAATGCATGAGATAGGAAAGAAAAAAGAGTATTCAATTGCAGGAATTAAAGTACGTACTTCTAATCATAATTCACAAAGATTATACTATATGTATAGAAATCGAATTCTAGTTTGGAGAAAATATTTTTTTAAGGTTTTTTCATATATAAGTTATGACATTATATATTCAAATTATCAATTTTTACTTATACTGATGTTTGAAAAAGAAAAAATAAGTAAAATAAAAGCTGTATTTAAAGGAATAAAGGATGGACTCTTTTTTAGTAAGGATAAATTATGA